In a single window of the Gossypium hirsutum isolate 1008001.06 chromosome A13, Gossypium_hirsutum_v2.1, whole genome shotgun sequence genome:
- the LOC107929481 gene encoding immediate early response 3-interacting protein 1 isoform X1, protein MRKGSLARSSLTNNHFLLKMGLWSILEGFLLLANAMAILNEDRFLAPRGWSFSEFSTGQTKSFKGQLIGLIYATQYMRLPLILLNAICIVVMLISG, encoded by the exons ATGCGAAAGGGCTCTCTCGCTCGATCttcattaacaaataatcactttCTGCTG AAAATGGGGTTATGGTCAATACTGGAAGGGTTTTTGCTGCTTGCAAATGCAATGGCAATATTAAACGAGGATCGATTCCTTGCACCCAGAGGTTGGAGTTTCTCGGAATTTTCTACAGGGCAGACCAAATCATTTAAAGGCCAGCTTATTGGTCTTATTTATGCTACCCAATACATGAGACTTCCTCTTATTCTACTCAATGCTATCTGCATTGTTGTAATGTTGATTTCTGGTTGA